One segment of Thermococcus sp. AM4 DNA contains the following:
- a CDS encoding ribose-phosphate diphosphokinase, with the protein MFVIGSGGRHLEGELRKLGGDVLEVELRKFPDGEKYVRVLGSGKEATVVSSTFAPQDEKIVELILIGDALRERGFERLRAVVPYFAYSRQDRVTKEGEPISVRAVMKALGLYYDELYVFDLHNPETLRYFPGKGVNVSPAGIIADYFREKLGEGIVLAPDRGALGRAKAVAMELGLEYSHFEKRRISPTEVEMRPVEVDVKGKNVLIVDDIISTGGTMIKAARILRKLGAEKIFVGVTHGVFAQGAVERVSDAVDELAVTNTIPTPVSKISIVPEILRL; encoded by the coding sequence ATGTTCGTTATCGGGAGCGGTGGGAGACACCTCGAGGGGGAGCTCAGGAAACTCGGTGGAGACGTTCTCGAAGTCGAACTCAGGAAATTCCCAGACGGGGAGAAGTACGTCCGGGTTCTCGGCTCTGGGAAAGAGGCCACCGTTGTCAGCTCAACGTTCGCGCCTCAGGACGAGAAAATCGTCGAGCTGATCCTCATAGGGGATGCCCTCCGGGAGAGAGGATTCGAGAGGCTCCGCGCGGTTGTTCCCTACTTCGCCTACAGCAGGCAGGACAGGGTTACGAAGGAGGGCGAGCCGATAAGCGTGAGGGCTGTGATGAAAGCCCTCGGCCTCTACTACGATGAACTCTACGTCTTCGACCTTCACAATCCCGAGACCCTTAGGTACTTCCCGGGCAAGGGGGTAAACGTCTCCCCGGCGGGGATCATAGCGGACTACTTCCGCGAGAAGCTTGGCGAGGGAATAGTCCTTGCCCCGGACAGGGGTGCCCTCGGGCGGGCTAAGGCCGTTGCGATGGAGCTCGGTCTGGAGTACAGCCACTTTGAGAAGAGACGCATCTCCCCGACGGAAGTTGAGATGAGGCCGGTGGAGGTGGACGTTAAGGGCAAGAACGTGCTCATAGTGGATGACATAATAAGTACCGGTGGAACGATGATTAAAGCGGCCCGTATACTCAGGAAGCTCGGCGCGGAGAAGATCTTCGTCGGGGTTACCCATGGGGTCTTTGCTCAGGGGGCCGTTGAGAGGGTAAGCGATGCCGTTGACGAGCTTGCGGTTACGAATACGATACCAACTCCCGTCTCGAAGATAAGCATCGTCCCCGAGATACTTCGCCTCTGA
- a CDS encoding DUF1614 domain-containing protein has product MRYRYLIPPVGLPFFLVLFLLFIVFFTIFSGMVTAAFQRLGIPPAVAYTLFLASLFGSFLNIPVAEERTYVPVVKVKEVRFFGIPYPVPYFDLEEQKMIIAINVGGALVPLSIVLYEVLRLVSLGRGDVLLNMGIAVGIASLFSHAVSKPVHGVGIAIPSFIPPIIAVVLAFLFGGDYKPLIAYASGTLGVLIGADLMNWGKLKHLGAPMVSIGGAGTFDGIFLAGIIAVLLV; this is encoded by the coding sequence ATGAGGTATAGGTACCTCATACCCCCCGTGGGGCTTCCCTTCTTTCTGGTGCTCTTTCTCCTGTTCATCGTCTTCTTCACGATATTCTCCGGCATGGTCACGGCGGCGTTTCAAAGGCTCGGCATTCCTCCTGCCGTTGCTTACACGCTATTCCTTGCGTCCCTCTTTGGAAGTTTCCTCAACATTCCCGTGGCTGAGGAGAGAACCTACGTCCCCGTCGTCAAGGTGAAGGAAGTCCGGTTCTTCGGCATTCCATATCCCGTTCCCTACTTCGATCTCGAAGAGCAGAAGATGATAATCGCCATTAACGTCGGGGGTGCCCTGGTTCCACTCAGCATAGTTCTCTACGAAGTTTTGAGGCTGGTATCCCTTGGAAGGGGGGACGTGCTCCTCAACATGGGGATCGCGGTGGGCATAGCGTCGCTCTTCAGCCACGCTGTTTCAAAGCCCGTTCACGGTGTTGGCATTGCCATACCGAGCTTTATACCTCCGATCATAGCCGTTGTCCTTGCCTTCCTGTTCGGGGGGGACTACAAGCCCCTAATAGCCTACGCCAGCGGTACATTGGGTGTTCTTATAGGTGCAGACCTGATGAACTGGGGCAAGCTTAAGCATCTGGGTGCTCCGATGGTCAGCATAGGCGGTGCCGGAACCTTCGACGGGATCTTCCTCGCGGGAATAATTGCCGTTCTTCTGGTATAA
- a CDS encoding ASCH domain-containing protein, whose translation MRGLIIRQPYAGWIVEGKKIWEIRKSRTRIRGEVLIISNGKAIGKAELVDVLGPFTPEELAEHGDKHLVDYPFLRDYSNGKPLYAWVFKNARKFERPVRVRLKKGVQVWANVELGEDDEV comes from the coding sequence TTGAGGGGCCTTATAATAAGGCAGCCCTACGCCGGGTGGATAGTGGAGGGCAAAAAGATCTGGGAGATACGGAAGTCCCGAACCCGCATCAGGGGAGAGGTGCTCATAATAAGCAACGGAAAGGCTATAGGGAAAGCGGAACTCGTGGACGTCCTCGGGCCCTTTACGCCTGAGGAGCTGGCTGAACACGGGGACAAGCATCTCGTTGATTATCCCTTCCTCAGGGACTACTCCAACGGAAAGCCCCTCTACGCGTGGGTCTTCAAGAACGCGAGGAAGTTCGAGAGGCCTGTAAGAGTAAGGCTCAAGAAGGGCGTTCAGGTCTGGGCCAACGTTGAGCTGGGGGAGGATGATGAGGTATAG
- the psmB gene encoding archaeal proteasome endopeptidase complex subunit beta, whose amino-acid sequence MVEEKKTGTTTVGIKVKDGVVLAADTQASLGNMVETLNIRKILPITDRIAITTAGSVGDVQALARMLEAQARYYQFTWGRPMTTRAMANLLSNILNENKWFPYMVQILIGGYVDKPELASVDALGGLVFEKYTATGSGSPFAIAIIEDGYREDMSIEEAKELAVRAVRTAGKRDVYTGERKVQVVVITKDGMKEEFVEFKE is encoded by the coding sequence ATGGTGGAGGAAAAGAAAACCGGGACAACCACCGTTGGTATAAAGGTTAAGGATGGCGTCGTGCTTGCCGCTGATACGCAGGCTTCACTCGGCAACATGGTTGAGACGCTCAACATAAGGAAGATACTCCCCATCACGGACAGGATAGCGATAACAACCGCCGGGAGCGTGGGAGACGTTCAGGCTTTGGCGAGGATGCTCGAGGCCCAGGCGAGGTACTACCAGTTCACGTGGGGAAGGCCCATGACGACGAGGGCTATGGCAAACCTGCTGAGCAACATACTCAACGAGAACAAGTGGTTCCCCTACATGGTGCAGATACTCATAGGCGGCTACGTGGACAAACCTGAACTGGCGAGCGTCGATGCCCTCGGCGGGCTGGTCTTTGAGAAGTACACTGCAACAGGCTCGGGCAGTCCCTTTGCCATCGCGATAATAGAGGACGGCTATAGAGAAGACATGAGCATCGAGGAGGCCAAGGAGCTGGCCGTTAGGGCCGTCAGGACCGCGGGCAAAAGGGACGTTTACACCGGTGAGAGGAAGGTTCAGGTTGTCGTTATCACCAAGGACGGCATGAAAGAGGAGTTCGTCGAGTTCAAGGAGTGA
- a CDS encoding ABC transporter ATP-binding protein, translated as MILRVNVSFSYGRRKVLRGVSFEARRGSLLAVIGPNGAGKSTLLKCIAGILRPEGEVELDGVDLIHMSPRERARFVSYVPQASVPEFNFTIAEFVEMGTYFTGGSVKSALKKVGLWDRKDESVLSLSGGEYQLVLLARALAQGGKVILLDEPTSHLDVNHALRIMELLKELREEKIVIAVLHDLNLALRYANELLVLKDGEKFWEGSAKGLSPEVLEKVYGVKVEFVRGRFGTAVLSSL; from the coding sequence ATGATCCTCAGGGTGAACGTTTCCTTTTCGTACGGAAGGAGAAAGGTCCTCCGGGGAGTTTCCTTCGAGGCCCGCAGGGGTAGTCTGCTCGCGGTGATCGGGCCCAACGGGGCCGGTAAGAGCACGCTCCTGAAGTGCATTGCGGGGATCCTCAGGCCTGAGGGAGAGGTGGAACTCGATGGCGTTGATTTAATCCACATGAGCCCGAGGGAGCGGGCGAGGTTCGTCTCCTACGTGCCCCAGGCCTCGGTTCCCGAGTTCAACTTCACCATCGCGGAGTTCGTGGAGATGGGCACGTACTTCACTGGAGGCAGCGTGAAAAGCGCCCTCAAAAAGGTGGGTCTCTGGGATAGGAAAGATGAGTCAGTGCTCTCGCTTTCGGGCGGTGAGTACCAGTTGGTTCTCCTTGCCCGGGCGCTGGCACAGGGAGGGAAGGTTATTCTCCTCGATGAGCCGACCAGCCACCTCGACGTAAATCATGCCCTCAGGATAATGGAGCTGTTGAAGGAACTTCGGGAGGAGAAAATTGTGATCGCGGTTCTCCACGACCTCAACCTCGCACTCAGGTACGCCAACGAGCTCCTTGTCCTCAAGGACGGTGAGAAGTTCTGGGAGGGCAGCGCCAAAGGCCTTTCGCCGGAGGTTCTTGAAAAAGTTTACGGGGTTAAGGTCGAATTCGTTCGGGGCCGCTTCGGAACGGCCGTGCTGTCCTCTCTGTGA
- a CDS encoding iron ABC transporter permease — protein sequence MRKWLPALLLLSIAVMFLGVYVGSVRLSPSDVTSSIVYGLKTTLLKEHSAKRPRYFIIVWELRLPRVLLAYLVGLSLASAGVASQALFKNPMADPYIIGISGGASIGAALGLIYFPDHVSLLSFAFALLSVYIVYTVAKVDGRIPVDTLLLSGVAFSFMAGAITSYLVLTLGPKAHITYMWLMGSFNGAEWSDVRNVFLASLFGISFLLWKWKELNLLLLGEEGLALGLDVDTFRKFVVIVIAVMSAVSVASAGIIGFVGLIGPHIARTLVGPNHKRLTLNAALLGGILMVLADLLARTIARPTEIPVGIVTAMMGGPFFLYLLRKHKRGESLT from the coding sequence ATGCGGAAGTGGCTCCCGGCTTTGCTCCTCCTATCAATCGCCGTCATGTTCCTTGGCGTTTACGTGGGCTCAGTTAGGCTTAGCCCGTCCGATGTTACCAGCTCGATAGTTTACGGGCTGAAAACGACTCTTTTAAAGGAGCACTCGGCAAAAAGGCCGAGGTATTTTATCATAGTCTGGGAGCTCCGCCTGCCGAGGGTTCTTCTCGCCTACCTCGTTGGACTCTCCTTGGCGAGCGCCGGCGTGGCGAGTCAGGCCCTCTTTAAGAACCCCATGGCCGACCCGTACATAATCGGGATAAGTGGGGGTGCGAGCATCGGTGCCGCTTTAGGTCTCATCTACTTTCCGGATCACGTTTCGTTGCTGTCCTTTGCCTTCGCCCTCCTCTCGGTTTACATAGTTTACACCGTCGCCAAGGTGGATGGCAGGATACCCGTTGATACGCTCCTCCTCTCGGGGGTGGCTTTCAGCTTTATGGCGGGGGCCATAACCTCATATCTCGTTCTGACACTCGGACCGAAGGCCCACATCACGTATATGTGGCTCATGGGAAGCTTCAACGGTGCCGAGTGGAGCGACGTTAGAAACGTTTTTCTTGCCTCTCTCTTCGGCATCAGTTTCCTCCTATGGAAATGGAAGGAACTGAACCTTCTCCTCCTCGGTGAGGAGGGCCTTGCCCTCGGGCTGGACGTTGATACCTTCCGCAAATTCGTTGTGATCGTTATTGCCGTGATGAGTGCCGTTTCCGTTGCGTCGGCCGGGATCATAGGCTTCGTGGGTCTCATCGGTCCCCACATTGCAAGAACCCTCGTCGGACCCAACCACAAGAGGTTAACCTTGAACGCGGCCCTTCTTGGAGGGATCCTGATGGTTCTGGCGGATTTACTCGCCAGGACGATAGCCAGGCCAACTGAGATTCCAGTCGGCATCGTTACCGCGATGATGGGGGGGCCTTTCTTCCTTTACCTCCTCAGGAAGCACAAGAGGGGTGAGTCTCTCACATGA
- the rimI gene encoding ribosomal protein S18-alanine N-acetyltransferase, protein MSVSVKQLSGKIPLALVTIRPARLFDIGEIMRIERESFREAYPRGLFLVFLENNPETFLVAEYNGKVIGYVMAYLRPDLEGHIMSIAVDKRYRGNGIGSALLTEAIDRLIARGARYIGLEVRVSNEKAIKLYERFGFRKVKRIIGYYSDGEDAYYMLLPAEEWRGS, encoded by the coding sequence ATGAGCGTTTCAGTGAAACAGCTGAGCGGCAAGATTCCTTTGGCACTCGTCACAATAAGGCCCGCGAGGCTCTTCGACATTGGTGAGATAATGCGGATCGAGAGGGAATCCTTCCGCGAGGCCTATCCAAGGGGGCTCTTTCTCGTCTTCCTGGAGAACAACCCCGAGACGTTTCTCGTCGCCGAGTACAATGGAAAGGTCATAGGATACGTCATGGCCTACCTCCGCCCGGACCTTGAAGGACACATAATGAGCATAGCCGTTGACAAACGCTACCGTGGGAACGGCATAGGCTCGGCCCTGCTCACCGAGGCGATAGACAGGCTCATCGCGCGGGGGGCCCGCTACATCGGCCTCGAAGTTCGTGTGAGCAACGAAAAGGCCATAAAGCTCTACGAGCGCTTTGGCTTCCGGAAGGTGAAGCGGATTATCGGCTACTACTCTGACGGCGAAGATGCATACTACATGCTCCTGCCTGCTGAGGAATGGAGGGGAAGCTGA
- the endA gene encoding tRNA-intron lyase: MIVFYLSGDRVFSTDQNAINGLYNKRHFGKLVEGKLFLSLLEATYLVERGKIEVRDGKRKLTVEELMNLGRKRDELFDAKYLVYKDLRDRGYTVKSGLKFGSHFRVYRRGMDEHSQWLVWVLPENSRLSPNDITARVRVAHGVRKNMVMAIVDEDADVTYYKVEWTKF, from the coding sequence ATGATAGTCTTTTACCTGAGCGGGGACAGGGTCTTCTCGACCGACCAGAACGCGATAAACGGCCTCTACAACAAGCGCCACTTCGGGAAGCTGGTGGAGGGCAAGCTCTTCCTCTCGTTGCTCGAGGCAACTTATCTCGTCGAGAGGGGCAAGATAGAGGTCAGGGACGGGAAGAGAAAACTAACCGTCGAGGAGCTCATGAACCTCGGAAGGAAGAGGGACGAGCTGTTCGACGCCAAGTATCTCGTTTACAAGGACCTGCGCGACAGGGGCTACACCGTCAAGTCCGGCCTTAAGTTCGGCTCGCACTTCCGCGTTTACCGCAGGGGCATGGACGAGCACTCCCAGTGGCTCGTGTGGGTCCTACCTGAGAACTCCCGCCTGAGCCCGAACGACATAACCGCTCGCGTTAGAGTAGCTCACGGTGTCAGGAAAAACATGGTGATGGCGATAGTTGACGAAGATGCGGACGTTACCTACTACAAGGTAGAGTGGACTAAGTTTTAG
- a CDS encoding DUF835 domain-containing protein, with translation MAIIVLVVMFALLFLSVKHRHRFREHYPRLARAYDWMIIAWLGFSLAKLSVLPVELWRAGLVSISSNTVTLFETLCNILCGIALIILMYGWSHLLREILVHYELVPVVELRGDGGNERITPGLYIVTVKNAVPLLKRFLAGRAVAIISRTPPEFFRTTLGIEKTPVIWLTSVGGKDTVHPRRLEYLTHLLVQFMRKSEAEKVIYLDGVEYLMTENGFIPVFKFLAYLKDHAVMNNTIILVPIDPKSIGEREFRLLSREFETIGDD, from the coding sequence ATGGCTATAATAGTTCTTGTGGTTATGTTTGCGCTTCTGTTTCTGAGCGTTAAACACAGGCACCGGTTCAGGGAGCATTATCCCAGATTGGCCCGGGCGTACGATTGGATGATAATTGCCTGGCTGGGCTTTTCCCTTGCCAAACTCAGTGTTCTTCCAGTCGAGTTGTGGAGGGCCGGTTTGGTGAGCATTTCCAGTAACACCGTTACCCTATTCGAAACCCTCTGTAATATCCTCTGTGGTATCGCCCTGATAATTTTGATGTACGGATGGTCTCATCTGTTGAGGGAAATTCTCGTGCATTACGAGCTTGTTCCCGTAGTCGAGCTTAGAGGGGATGGAGGGAACGAGAGGATAACCCCTGGTCTTTACATCGTCACTGTTAAAAACGCAGTGCCACTTCTCAAGAGGTTCCTCGCAGGCAGGGCGGTTGCCATAATATCCAGAACCCCTCCCGAGTTCTTTAGAACAACCCTTGGGATTGAGAAAACCCCCGTTATCTGGCTCACCAGTGTTGGAGGCAAGGATACGGTTCATCCCCGCAGGCTCGAGTACCTTACACACCTTTTGGTCCAGTTTATGAGAAAGAGCGAGGCCGAGAAGGTGATATACCTCGATGGAGTTGAGTACCTGATGACCGAAAACGGGTTTATTCCCGTCTTTAAGTTCCTCGCATACCTGAAAGATCACGCGGTGATGAACAACACCATCATCCTTGTTCCAATAGATCCGAAGTCCATCGGGGAGAGGGAGTTCAGGCTTTTGAGCAGGGAGTTTGAGACTATAGGGGACGACTGA
- a CDS encoding glycine C-acetyltransferase has protein sequence MGKLDWIREELQELKDKGLYVTIRKLESAQGPWVVVDGKRVLNMCSNNYLGLAAHPEIRYAAIRAILDYGVGAGAVRTIAGTMELHVELEEKLAKFKKREAAILFQSGYNANLGALSALLTKKDNGVFISEELNHASIIDGMRLSGAPKVIYKHLDMEDLERKLKENKDKKKKIIVSDGVFSMDGDLAPLPEMAELAEQYDAILYIDDAHGEGVLGDSGRGIVDHFKLHDKVDFEMGTLSKAFGVIGGYVAGPEEAIEYLRQRGRPFLFSSAPNPPDVAAAIAAVEILQRSDELVKKLWDNTHFLQNGLRELGYDLGNTKHPITPVMLYDEKLAQEFSRRLYDEYNIFAQAIVYPTVPLGTARIRLEPSAAHSKEDLQYVIDAFEDLGKKTGFLK, from the coding sequence ATGGGGAAGCTTGACTGGATTAGGGAGGAACTTCAGGAGCTCAAGGATAAGGGCCTCTACGTGACCATAAGGAAGCTCGAGAGCGCCCAGGGCCCGTGGGTCGTCGTTGACGGCAAGAGGGTTCTCAACATGTGCTCCAACAACTACCTCGGCCTCGCCGCGCACCCGGAGATCAGGTACGCGGCCATAAGGGCCATCCTTGACTACGGCGTTGGTGCCGGCGCCGTGAGGACGATAGCGGGAACGATGGAGCTCCACGTAGAGCTCGAGGAGAAGCTGGCGAAGTTCAAGAAGCGTGAAGCGGCCATACTCTTCCAGAGCGGCTACAACGCGAACCTGGGAGCCCTAAGCGCCCTCCTTACCAAGAAGGACAACGGGGTTTTCATCAGTGAGGAGCTCAACCACGCGAGCATCATAGACGGAATGCGCCTCAGCGGTGCGCCGAAGGTAATCTACAAGCACCTCGACATGGAGGACCTCGAGAGAAAGCTAAAGGAGAACAAGGACAAGAAGAAGAAAATCATCGTCAGCGACGGTGTCTTCTCGATGGACGGCGACCTCGCCCCGCTCCCGGAGATGGCCGAGCTGGCGGAGCAGTACGACGCGATACTCTACATAGACGACGCGCACGGTGAAGGAGTTTTGGGAGACAGCGGAAGGGGTATCGTCGACCACTTCAAGCTCCACGACAAGGTTGACTTCGAGATGGGAACGCTCAGCAAGGCCTTCGGAGTAATCGGCGGCTACGTCGCCGGCCCTGAGGAGGCCATCGAGTACCTCCGCCAGCGCGGAAGGCCGTTCCTCTTCTCGAGCGCGCCCAACCCACCGGACGTCGCGGCTGCCATAGCGGCAGTTGAGATTCTCCAGAGGAGCGACGAGCTCGTCAAGAAGCTCTGGGACAACACCCACTTCCTCCAGAACGGGCTCCGCGAGTTGGGCTACGACCTCGGAAACACCAAGCATCCGATTACTCCAGTTATGCTCTACGACGAGAAGCTCGCCCAGGAGTTCAGCAGACGCTTATACGACGAGTACAACATCTTCGCTCAGGCGATAGTTTACCCGACCGTCCCGCTCGGAACTGCCAGGATAAGGCTCGAGCCTTCCGCTGCCCACAGCAAGGAGGACCTCCAGTACGTCATAGACGCCTTCGAGGACCTCGGGAAGAAGACCGGGTTCTTGAAGTGA
- a CDS encoding metal-dependent hydrolase, whose amino-acid sequence MDPLEHASIPSLVYLALSGEPTLAGLTALALGAVFPDLDALAEEHRSYLHSLLPFLPILLLGLHLGSPFLLFALGWGSHLFLDFFTGVVPVAYPLSRRGWGLSITVTGPGNFRIRAEIIERYPDERHDYRLEIGGSFALALLAILTAIIRLH is encoded by the coding sequence ATGGACCCGCTTGAGCACGCCTCGATTCCGAGCCTCGTCTACCTCGCACTCTCCGGCGAGCCGACGCTAGCGGGACTCACCGCCCTCGCCCTCGGGGCTGTCTTTCCGGACCTCGATGCTTTGGCTGAGGAGCATCGCTCGTACCTTCACTCCCTCCTGCCCTTTCTCCCGATCCTTCTCCTCGGTCTGCACCTCGGCAGTCCCTTCCTGCTCTTTGCCCTCGGCTGGGGAAGCCATCTGTTCCTCGACTTCTTCACAGGCGTCGTGCCCGTTGCTTACCCGCTGTCGAGAAGGGGCTGGGGGTTGTCAATCACCGTCACCGGGCCGGGGAATTTTAGAATCAGGGCCGAGATAATCGAAAGGTATCCGGACGAGAGGCACGATTACAGGCTTGAAATCGGCGGGAGCTTCGCGCTCGCCCTTTTGGCGATCCTCACGGCAATAATTAGACTGCACTAA